A single Cucumis melo cultivar AY chromosome 4, USDA_Cmelo_AY_1.0, whole genome shotgun sequence DNA region contains:
- the LOC107990896 gene encoding zinc finger BED domain-containing protein RICESLEEPER 2-like yields MDSTDTELVCDGSCEATKIVRNEDTDGKHKTIDVDLDSYGREDVPNPQKIRKNVKQSMVWDHFERLKGDPNDPRAKYKYCGVVYACHSKRNGTGTMKHHLENCKKYPYQKKRDQTQMTLAFKPKDKVGDNSSQLVCESFSLEGCRDALVEMIIVDELPFKFVEGKGFKKFVDKLTCGNHTRFIVPSRFNVARDVLKLYVNEKNHLRDMFVKNKYRVSLTNDCWTSGQNINYMVLTAHFIDSDWKLHKRILSFSPIENHKGDTIDKTIEKNLKDWGIERVMTLTVDNASSNDTAVAYLLKRFNKGLLFGGEFLHVRCCAHILNLIVIDAFKEHNDCIDRIRYAVQFIRSSPARFLKFKKCIELEKIACKSYVCLDVPTRWNSTYMMLEAAVKFEKAFDRLEDVSYRHDMSPNKEDWTNARMLIRFLKVFYDVTLKISGSLYTTSNLVFHQITVVQNCIRLNAGSANALLVGMANNMKAKFEKYWGNNEKNNLLLYVAIVLGPRKKLRFVSFCLKFFFDPEVAESMGNVVEQCCRRLFHEYSTTRSGSRQGCSSTSTTSTQTVSGLDVNIDFDSNENVGEDFVYDTIVEEFEDDSTTPFEQGSSEIDIYLLEANVRTKGDFDILQCWKMNSDRFEVLGQMARDILAIPVSTVASESAFSTRGRVVDSSRCSLAPKTVEALICTQNWLNSDPKHLQFQHELEEASKFEEGFRVVMENEKELEDLPDFDKLSITDY; encoded by the exons ATGGATTCAACGGATACGGAGTTAGTGTGTGATGGGAGTTGTGAAGCTACAAAAATCGTAAGGAATGAAGATACGGATGGCAAGCATAAAACCATTGATGTTGATCTTGATTCATATGGGAGAGAAGATGTTCCAAATCCccaaaaaataaggaagaatgTCAAACAATCAATGGTTTGGGACCACTTTGAGAGGCTTAAAGGTGATCCTAATGACCCTCGTGCTAAATATAAATATTGTGGAGTTGTTTATGCATGTCATTCTAAACGTAATGGTACTGGAACTATGAAGCATCATTTAGAAAATTGCAAAAAGTACCCTTACCAAAAAAAGAGAGACCAAACTCAAATGACATTAGCTTTTAAACCTAAAGACAAAGTTGGAGATAATTCTTCACAACTTGTATGTGAATCATTTAGTTTAGAGGGTTGTCGGGATGCTTTGGTTGAGATGATAATAGTTGATGAATTGCCCTTTAAGTTTGTGGAGGGTAAGGGATTTAAGAAGTTTGTGGATAAATTAACATGTGGAAATCATACTAGATTTATTGTTCCATCTCGATTTAATGTAGCTAGAGATGTGCTTAAGTTGTATGTTAATGAGAAGAATCATTTGAGAGACatgtttgtaaaaaataagTATAGAGTTTCTCTCACCAATGATTGTTGGACATCgggacaaaatattaattacatgGTCCTAACAGCCCATTTCATTGATTCTGATTGGAAATTACATAAGAGAATACTTAGTTTTTCTCCAATTGAGAATCATAAAGGTGATACTATCGATAAAACCattgaaaagaatttgaaggaTTGGGGCATTGAGAGGGTAATGACTTTGACGGTTGATAATGCAAGTTCGAATGACACTGCTGTTGCTTATCTTTTAAAGAGATTCAATAAAGGATTATTGTTTGGTGGGGAATTTCTGCATGTTCGTTGTTGTGCCCATATATTGAATCTTATAGTAATTGATGCTTTTAAGGAACATAATGATTGTATTGATAGGATTCGATATGCTGTGCAATTTATAAGGTCTTCTCCTGctcgttttttgaaatttaaaaagtgcATTGAACTTGAAAAAATTGCTTGTAAGAGTTATGTGTGTCTTGATGTTCCTACAAGATGGAACTCCACATATATGATGCTTGAAGCTGCTGTTAAGTTTGAAAAAGCTTTTGATAGATTAGAAGATGTCTCGTATAGACATGATATGTCACCGAATAAGGAAGATTGGACAAATGCTAGGATGTTAATAcgatttttaaaagtattttatgatgtCACATTAAAGATTTCGGGTTCTTTGTATACTACTTCGAACTTGGTTTTCCATCAGATTACAGTGGTTCAGAATTGTATACGTTTGAATGCGGGTAGTGCAAATGCATTGTTAGTTGGAATGGCTAATAACATGAAGGCAAAATTCGAGAAATATTGGGGAaacaatgaaaagaataatttgtTGTTGTATGTTGCTATTGTGTTGGGTCCTCGAAAGAAATTAAGATTTGtatctttttgtttgaaatttttttttgatCCTGAGGTTGCTGAATCCATGGGAAATGTAGTGGAACAATGTTGTAGACGTCTCTTTCATGAGTATAGTACTACTCGAAGTGGGAGTAGACAAGGATGTAGTAGTACTAGTACAACTAGTACACAAACTGTTTCAGGCTTGGATgttaatattgattttgattcgAATGAAAATGTgggtgaagattttgtctaCGACACGATTGTTGAGGAATTTGAAGATGATTCTACTACACCTTTCGAACAGGGATCATCGGAGATTGATATCTATTTGTTGGAAGCCAATGTTAGGACCAAAGGTGATTTTGACATACTACAGTGCTGGAAGATGAACAGTGATCGATTTGAGGTTCTTGGTCAAATGGCTAGAGATATTTTGGCTATTCCAGTTTCTACTGTAGCGTCTGAGTCGGCTTTTAGTACTAGAGGACGTGTTGTTGACTCATCACGCTGCTCATTGGCTCCTAAAACAGTGGAGGCTCTCATATGTACTCAAAATTGGCTAAATTCTGATCCAAAACATCTTCAATTTCAACATGAATTGGAAGAGgcttcaaaatttgaagaag GATTTCGGGTGGTTATGGAGAATGAAAAGGAGCTTGAAGACCTTCCAGATTTTGATAAGTTGTCAATTACCGATTATTAA
- the LOC103490025 gene encoding putative pentatricopeptide repeat-containing protein At1g17630: MLCAYSYQRFKSVSFCFPPLSINFHSQFSTITYDEDLPEFFDHLLRQCNGIQHSKQVHSATVVTGAYCSAFVSARLVSIYSRYGLVSDARKVFGSAPFECLSNFLLWNSIIRANVYHGYCIEALHLYGKMRNYGVLGDGFTFPLVLRASSNLGTSDVCKNLHCHVVQFGFQNHLHVGNELIGMYAKLERMDDARKVFDKMRIKSVVSWNTMVSGYAYNYDVNGASRMFHQMELEGVEPNPVTWTSLLSSHARCGHLVETMVLFCKMRMKGVGATAEMLAVVLSVCADLATLNSGQMIHGYMVKGGFNDYLFAKNALITLYGKGGDVGDAEKLFHEMKVKNLVSWNALISSFAESGVYDKALELLSQLEKMEAYPEMKPNVITWSSIICGFSSKGLGEESLEVFRKMQLANVKANSVTIASVLSICAMLAALNLGRELHGHVIRAWMDNNVLVGNGLINMYTKCGSFKPGLLVFEKLENRDSISWNSMIAGYGTHGLGKDALATVNHMIKSGYRPDGVTFIAALSACSHAGLVAEGHWLFSQMRQNFKIEPEIEHYACMVDLLGRAGLVEEASNIIKSMPMEPNAYIWSSLLNSCRMHKDTDLAEEAAAKISNLNSKITGSHMLLSNIFAASCRWEDSARVRISARIKGLKKVPGWSWIEVKKKVYIFKAGYTTSEGLEKVDEILHDLAFQIENYDSDDLIIE, translated from the coding sequence ATGCTCTGTGCTTATTCTTATCAGCGATTTAAATCAGTTTCGTTTTGTTTTCCTCCATTATCAATCAATTTCCACTCCCAATTTTCTACGATCACTTATGACGAAGACCTTCCCGAATTCTTCGATCATCTTCTTCGGCAATGCAACGGCATTCAGCATAGCAAACAAGTTCATTCCGCCACCGTTGTTACCGGCGCCTATTGTTCAGCGTTTGTTTCCGCTCGGCTTGTGTCCATCTATTCCCGTTATGGGCTTGTTTCTGATGCCCGTAAAGTGTTTGGTTCCGCGCCATTTGAATGTTTGTCGAACTTCTTGTTATGGAATTCGATTATAAGAGCAAATGTATATCATGGGTATTGCATAGAAGCGCTTCACCTTTATGGGAAAATGAGAAATTATGGGGTTTTGGGGGATGGATTTACTTTTCCTCTGGTTTTGAGGGCTTCTTCTAATTTGGGTACTTCTGACGTGTGCAAAAATCTACATTGTCATGTTGTGCAATTTGGGTTCCAAAATCATTTGCATGTGGGGAATGAGTTGATTGGGATGTATGCGAAGCTTGAACGAATGGATGACGCCAGGAAAGTGTTTGATAAAATGCGCATCAAAAGTGTAGTTTCTTGGAACACTATGGTTTCTGGTTATGCCTATAATTATGATGTTAATGGTGCTTCTAGGATGTTTCATCAGATGGAGTTGGAGGGGGTTGAGCCGAACCCAGTAACTTGGACTTCATTGCTGTCGAGCCATGCTCGGTGTGGTCATCTTGTAGAAACTATGGTATTGTTTTGCAAGATGAGGATGAAAGGTGTTGGTGCCACTGCTGAAATGCTTGCTGTGGTGTTATCTGTTTGTGCTGATTTAGCTACATTGAACAGCGGTCAGATGATTCATGGATATATGGTCAAGGGAGGTTTCAATGATTACTTGTTTGCTAAGAACGCACTTATAACCTTATATGGAAAAGGAGGAGACGTAGGAGATGCAGAGAAGTTATTTCATGAGATGAAAGTGAAAAATCTTGTGAGTTGGAACGCTCTCATATCCTCCTTCGCTGAATCTGGTGTATATGACAAAGCTTTGGAATTGCTCTCTCAGCTGGAGAAAATGGAAGCCTATCCAGAGATGAAACCAAATGTTATAACTTGGAGTTCAATCATTTGTGGATTTTCTTCCAAGGGACTAGGAGAAGAATCTTTGGAAGTTTTTCGTAAAATGCAGCTTGCAAATGTAAAGGCGAACTCAGTGACGATAGCTAGTGTTTTATCAATTTGTGCTATGCTAGCAGCTCTTAATCTTGGTAGGGAACTGCATGGTCATGTCATTAGAGCTTGGATGGATAATAACGTATTGGTTGGAAATGGATTGATTAACATGTATACAAAATGTGGAAGTTTCAAGCCAGGACTTCTGGTGTTTGAAAAACTTGAAAATCGAGATTCAATCTCATGGAATTCAATGATTGCAGGATATGGAACGCATGGACTTGGTAAAGATGCTCTTGCAACTGTTAATCATATGATTAAATCAGGATATAGACCAGATGGTGTTACCTTTATTGCTGCTCTGTCTGCTTGTAGTCATGCGGGTCTTGTTGCCGAAGGCCATTGGCTTTTCTCTCAGATGCGACAGAACTTCAAGATTGAACCTGAGATAGAGCACTATGCGTGCATGGTCGATCTTCTCGGTCGTGCTGGACTTGTGGAAGAAGCAAGTAACATAATCAAGAGCATGCCAATGGAACCCAACGCTTATATCTGGAGTTCTCTTCTCAACTCTTGCAGAATGCACAAAGATACAGATCTTGCAGAAGAAGCTGCAGCGAAAATTTCCAATCTGAAttccaagataactggaagtcaTATGTTGCTGTCGAATATTTTTGCTGCAAGCTGTAGATGGGAGGATTCTGCAAGGGTGAGGATCTCTGCTAGGATTAAGGGCTTAAAGAAAGTTCCTGGGTGGAGCTGGATTGAGGTGAAGAAGAAGGTTTATATTTTCAAAGCAGGATACACAACTTCAGAAGGTTTAGAGAAAGTTGATGAAATTCTTCATGATTTGGCTTTTCAGATAGAAAACTATGATTCTGATGACCTTATTATTGAATAG
- the LOC103490024 gene encoding mediator of RNA polymerase II transcription subunit 9: MDFPGGGNWSMIPNIPNLTNSSNLSQESIFLQQQQFSLQHQQQQQQAFHHQQQQFQPQIQPQQQFQQQQLSPQFQHQQPSPQIQPQQQPSPQFQHQLQPQHFPQQQQQQYHFQQQQQQQRLLQQQQQQQQQQQQQQQQQQQQQQQQQQQQQQQQQQQQQQQQQQQQQQQQYHQHQSLASHFHLLHLVEKLADAIENGTRDQQSDALVNDLNNHFEKCQQLLNSISGSLSSKAMTVEGQKKKLEEHEQLLSHRRELIGKYKNSVEELVKGEP; encoded by the exons ATGGATTTCCCTGGAGGAGGAAACTGGAGTATGATCCCCAACATCCCTAATCTCACCAATTCCTCCAATCTTTCACAAGAATCCATCTTTCTCCAACAGCAACAATTTTCTCTTCAACatcagcagcagcagcagcaagCATTTCACCACCAACAACAGCAATTTCAGCCCCAAATTCAACCCCAACAGCAATTCCAGCAGCAACAGCTCTCCCCTCAATTTCAACACCAACAACCCTCCCCTCAAATCCAGCCCCAACAACAACCCTCCCCCCAATTTCAACACCAATTGCAACCCCAACATTTCCCCCAGCAGCAGCAACAGCAATATCATTTTCAACAACAACAGCAGCAGCAGCGGCTTCTTCAACAGCAGCAGCAACAACAGCAACAGCAGCAACAGCAGCAACAGCAGCAACAGCagcaacaacagcaacaacagcaacaacagcaacagcagcaacaacagcaacagcagcaacaacagcaacaacagCAACAGCAGCAGCAATATCATCAGCACCAATCTCTAGCTTCCCATTTTCATCTACTTCAT CTTGTTGAGAAATTAGCGGATGCAATCGAGAATGGAACTAGAGATCAGCAATCTGATGCATTG GTTAATGATCTAAATAACCATTTTGAGAAGTGCCAGCAGCTGTTGAACTCAATATCTGGATCACTCAGCTCGAAGGCTATG ACAGTAGAGGGACAGAAGAAAAAGCTAGAAGAACATGAGCAGTTATTAAGTCATCGAAG GGAATTGATTGGGAAATATAAGAACTCTGTTGAAGAGCTTGTCAAGGGGGAGCCCTAG